aaaaccaaaaataaaacatctaattttatttggtataaaattaaattatttgatatcCAACTTCAGTTTACATTGTTggatatttaaaatatatttttttttaaaatacaagttaatataaaaatatattcaaaaattgaattttgaccATAAAATATTAGTGTTGAATACCGTATGTTGAcgaaaaaaattaatgttatttgCACTTTATAATATAAACGTCACTCatattaacaaatattttgagGTATTTGTTTAgaagtcaaaaaataaaacaaataatacaagaaatttcaatgtaataaaaatcaattcttaatattttaaggtgttagattttaacttttttttaaagccGTTAGggtctagtggtgagaaatTTGAGTAGTACGATATAGATTATGGGTTCGATCATCAGCtcattgtaaaacaaaaaaatttaaactttctTAGCAAGTAAGTattcattaatatttttctatacTGATgacataataaaatatttatgaaattttagtaaaatttatttaattaaatgttattttctttgacttaaatataagtgaaaatatatatgaatttggCTTAAATGTAGACTAAATACTCCTTCAatacattaaaatttatttttgactaagccttaaatacataaaaataaaaaatatgaccataagaaaaatacataaaaaatatttagtaacAATAATCAATTACttagtcaaaaaagaaaacaataaattattattattattattatttacacacaaaaaaaaaataaaaaaaataaaaaaaaatacaatatccAATTCAGCCTTTTTGATTGacatctttctttctttatatAAGAAGTAACACTTGTCACTCTTTGTTGTCATTTCTCTCAaacatttttctcaaaaatctcTCTGTctcttatttatatatatatagctactATACTCTTATagtcttcatcatcttcatacaAATTTGAGATTTAACTTTGAAGTTTACAACAATCACTGAAGAATATGGACAACAATAATCAACAATCATTTTGGCAATTCAGTGACCAACTTCGTGTTCACACATCAAATCTAGCAAACTTATCTCTAAATGATTCAATTTGGGGTACAAGTTATTCATCTTCCAAAAAACCTGCTGCTGATCAAAGAATAAATTTTGATATCAAAGTCGGTGgccaaatcaacaacaacaacaactctgTTTCTCTTGAAAAATCCCCTGTTTCTGATTTCAACAATCATGCTTGGAAACACAtggacaacaacaacaacaacatgttTGGTGTTGTTGATGTTGGTCTCAATGGTGGTTTCAACAAAGGAATTTattcaaaaccatcttatggTAATTTTAATGCTAACAACAACTTGAATAATATCAATTTCAAGGGAAACAATGTTGTTGGTGTTGGTGTTGAAGATGAGATTTTTCATCTACCCAATAAATCTGCTAAGAAGAACACAAACCCTAACAAGAAACATGgagacaacaacaacaacaacaacagtgATGGTAACAAGAATAAGGATTCTAAGGCTGCTTCTGATAAGAGATTCAAAACATTGCCACCATCTGAGTCTTTACCTAGGAATGAAACCATTGGAGGGTATATCTTTGTTTGTAACAATGATACCATGGCTGAAAATCTCAAAAGGCAACTCTTTGGTATGTTCctcttttttttctcaattttttccttcaattatgcaattcttattattatttccgTTTTTTCCCCCTTTAATTgtgcaattattattattattattattattattattatatgttagATTAGATCCATtcctaatttatatttatatgttataatatgtaatattataattataataatatattttgtagCTTTATTTTGGTTTCCATGTTTGTTTGGGTGATTTTACTGTACTGATTGATTGGTTTGCTGGTTTTTAGTTTTATGAAGCCTGAAATTTTGCAGTAATTATTGGCTTAGCCTTGTTGCCTttgttattgtaattttagaTTATAtgtcatagtttttttttttagtctagTAGCATAGCGGCTTAAAAATGTGGAGATCAATAGAAGTGTGGAAATCCCGGGTTCAAACAACTCAGACCACTCATATCAATGTTTCTGCAGCTATCAACTGAGTTGTACTTTTGGAACATATGTCATATAGATTTTAGATGGGTGTGTTTAGTTACTTAGCCATATATGGAATATGGGATAATAATATGTTCTTAATGTCAATTGAAATCTTTGAAAGGtttaattatcattatcatCACTATCATAATAGCCTTAgtattaattatgttttttcttttgtgtgtaTATTTTTAGGTTTGCCTCCAAGATACAGGGATTCAGTTAGGGCCATTACTCCTGGGTTGCCCCTTTTTCTTTACAACTACACAACTCACCAACTCCATGGAGTCTTTGAGGTATGTTACTTGGTTGATATCACCTTTCTCACCTAATTAATTTAATGAAACTGTTTGTTAGGAAAGCTGAATTATCCATTAAAATAAACTATCCATTTAGTCTCTAAACTATATAAATTCAATAGGTAGTCCTTGAAGTATATAAAGTCCGTCTACTGAGTCTCTAAAGTATATAGGAAAATCTGTCATTTTAGACCTAATATCTTAATAGAAAGACTGAATTGACAGATTTCGTATACTCTTAAGAATTACTAATTATATTACTAAATTGTAGTTAGTGTGATAGTATATGGACTAAATTGATAGCTTATTTTTACATGTATGCATtaggcataaaaataaaatcattttcaGTTTCATGTTAGAATGCATTTTGGAAGTGTCATAACATGTGGCGGTGTTGGTTTATTCAGGCTGCAGGCTTTGGAGGAACAAATATTGATCCAACAGCTTGGGAGGACAAGAAGTGCGCTGGCGAGTCTCGTTTCCCTGCTCAGGTAACATCTTCAATCCAACCTCTAAAACTTCTGTATGGTGCAGCGTCAGTCCCTGCAGCTGTTGCACCATAGGGCTGTATAGGATCCGAGTTTGCGTTTTATTGCGTCTCTTTGATTTGCTAATTTGTGGAAGCTAATAATGTTTTGATAAACATTGATGAATGAATACAGGTAAGAGTGATTACTAGGAAAACTTGTGAGCCACTAGAAGAGGATTCTTTCAGGCCAATTCTTCATCACTATGACGGTCCTAAGTTCCGTCTTGAGCTGAATGTGCCCGAGGTATTTAATCTTTAACTAGTGCTCAATATATTGATTGTAGTTCAtctttttcatctttcattTCAAACTAAAAATTGTGCTTTCTATTTTGGTTTGTAGGCACTGTCTCTGTTGGATATTTTTGAAGAACAAGATACTTCCAACGACTCTTTCAAGGTTATGGCAGCATAAAAAGGTTACAATTTACAAAGAATAAAGGAAAAGCAATTACAACAAGTGAGAAAGACAATACTAGTACTAGATAATTAGAGATATGGGTTTGTTTTTATAACTATGGACTTACAAATAGAGTCCAaagatatataaaaacaaagtgaatatatatatatatatatatatatttaccgGAGGATATTCAGCCTATATATTGTGTTCTACTGTTTTTATAGAGGCTGCTATACATTACATGGTTGTCCAATTTTTCTTGTGTTTGGTATAatactattatatcatattaaGGAGAATGCAATAAGAATGAATGAACTATTTTGCTTATGGGTTTTTGCAACAAGAGAAATCTCTAATCATATTAGTTCGTGAGATTAGATTTTCTTCCCAGGTTTGGACTGTGCTTTGACGACTTTTGAAATTGAACTCGAATTCTTTTCTTAGTATAAAATGAATTAGTTTTAATTGTTGTTCGATGATTGTTTCAACTTAAATTTGACATTCTCAATCATCATGCGTTTTGATTTTTCTAAAATCAACAATTTGACTTGGGAAATTAGACTAGTACAATATTATCTTAGTCAACAAAGATTTTTTACCTAGTCTTTCAGAACTAATAATCTTCTACTTTGCCATTTAATTATGTCATTACATTGGTACGTACAATTTGGAACAAAGCTTACTTGGAGAGAATATATTAGGTGATCTATTTCATGAATGATGATGACTAGACTTATGTGATGAATAATAGCTGTATGTATGGCTTGTTGAGAGTATGAACATGCTTTCAATTATGAATCTTGTATGTGCTATGGTTTGGTAATCTGAATTCCTAACCAAAAGCCAATATACGAATATGCCAAAAGCATTTTCTTGGTTGTGTGTTAGGTGATTGGTCATAGAAGTAGATAAACTTAAAAGCCACGTTGATTatacatccataaataaataaatactccaTATTATTGTACCGAGTTAAAACAAAGAAGCATTCTTTCCACTacacattttcatttttgtgaTTAAATTATGCTTCAATTTGGCAGTTGGTATGTCGACGACTAGCTGGCTACAGCTATTTCTTTGGAGAGAGGTGCCTTGCAGTATAAGTAAAGATAAATATCATATTCTTACCACTTCTTTTGGCTTTTAGTAAtgtttagaatatatatatataaataaacaaaagataaaagtaTACCGAGTCCATTTTGTGTGTGGAAATAAAagcaaattaaatattttaatctagATTTTTAAGGCAACATGTAATAGTGTAATACCATTTAATCCATCTTAGGAACTGCTTATGTTTAGTCTAAGTTTGAAAATTTCaaccttcaattttttatttggctTACAATAAGAATTGTACATATATGATACTTTATGCATACTATATAAATTCCTCATCATTTCAATAAACATAGTGGTTTAATCTCATGTATAAAAGATTTGAGTACTTTCCACTAGGATAAACTCATGTTGATGTTTATACATATGATTTTAAATACAAGTCTGTCACATATAACATTTTGCCAAATTATACTTTTTAGAGTTTTCAACATAACAACACACAAGTAAAATCATTATTATAAATTAGGCTAACAAACTATTTTAGACTTTTAAAAAGTTAGgcattttcataaaaacttTGACAACCCTCCCTAAACTACTTCTAATATCAAAAGATagattttatatactttatgtagtttgagacttttttgacccaaaatcttGCAAATATTTAAGGCCTCCTTTAAGGCCTAAAAGTTAATGGATTCTGAAATTAAACATCAATATATTAATCAGACGAAAATACTTACgagttttatatttataaaaatgagattcaCTCtcttattatttatgtttaaatatttaatcattatattttcACGTGTTACTTGGTGATAAGAAATGAAGAATGGAATAACATGTATAGGTTTATATAATTAGCCGATACAAACATAACAACAAATGGGTCCATAGCTCAGTGGTAGAGCATTTGACTGCAGATCAAGAGGTCACCGGTTCGAACCCGGTTGGGCcctatttaaatcaatttttaaaaatttctttttctccaGTAAAACTATAACATAATCGATTCCGCTTACTAGTTACTaccaacaatttatttttttttggctgATTTCTCAAATATTATCCATACActtctaaaaataataatagtctacaaaggaataaaaatatagtttataaattttttagtaaattttattttgcaagGTTTATTATTTGTTGAAAAGTGtagaatgaaaacaaaaaaaggtaaaattgcTCGAGTCTTGACGTACTCTtgagtattttttcaaactaacattcatcattcttttttttttttttgtttgtcaagaacattcatcattctttttttgataagcgATCATTCTTATTTGTCGGAAACATTGCACTCACCTCCTCTCAAGATTGTTTGAATGACAAACACTCgtcaattttgtaaaaatataggGAATACAAGGGATGTAAGAATCAACTTGAATAATTTATTAGCTTGAATAATTTTAACCACCACTTTAGAATCAACTTGtatgataaaaataattgttttgttATATTGAATAATGATTGTCTCTATTTCTATAAGTTTCAGATTTAATTTTTGGAATATGTCTATGAGATAAATGTATATCAAATAGAGATTAAAAGATAAAGAGATAGAAGTTGATTAAGAAGTCTTGATATATAGTATGTACAAAGAGTGTGTTTAAATATTCAAGCTATGTAACATTGAATAAGTATTGCACCCATGTAACGTTGACTGATTTACTAGCTAGAATATTTTTAACCACCACTTCAGAatcaacacaatttttttttcattttacatCCTTTCCCACACACACTTAAAAACAATTGTGAGAGATAGGACAAATCTTAAAATTCTACTCTTTTAACTCCACTTTTTAAATTGatagtttcatttttttatttttacaagaaAATTGATAGTTTGATGAACTCTTGAAAAATTGAACACATATACTTGGTGTGGTTGGTTGGAATAACATATTCTAAGTATAACGATATGGACTTAAGAATTAATCACAACCTAAAGATCAAGAATTTTTCtagaaaaacttcaaaaaacgCGTTCCAGAATTTGTATAGAAGTGCGAAAATGAAAAAacgggggtagaaaagaaacacggtggtgggaagagaaaaattcaaagaTCAACTAGACTATTACAAAATAAGTCCAATGTGTATAGGCAGAGATTGAGGCCCAATAAATTGGCCGAATGAAATAAAGACTGAACTTGCCCATTGAACTTACGAGGCTAGACGAGAGATTATAAGGACTCAACATGAGGAACGAGCTGAGCTGAAATAGTTCTTATCTTCTAGAATCTAGAGACATATTGGAGAAAGTTATGAACAAATTGTCGATGATAGGTCGATACAAATTTGAGATTTAATTTACCCTCATTTTATCAATTTCAATTTAATCAATCTCTCTTAT
This portion of the Trifolium pratense cultivar HEN17-A07 linkage group LG3, ARS_RC_1.1, whole genome shotgun sequence genome encodes:
- the LOC123915618 gene encoding DCD domain-containing protein NRP-B-like isoform X2 → MDNNNQQSFWQFSDQLRVHTSNLANLSLNDSIWGTSYSSSKKPAADQRINFDIKVGGQINNNNNSVSLEKSPVSDFNNHAWNGVVDVGLNGGFNKGIYSKPSYGNFNANNNLNNINFKGNNVVGVGVEDEIFHLPNKSAKKNTNPNKKHGDNNNNNNSDGNKNKDSKAASDKRFKTLPPSESLPRNETIGGYIFVCNNDTMAENLKRQLFGLPPRYRDSVRAITPGLPLFLYNYTTHQLHGVFEAAGFGGTNIDPTAWEDKKCAGESRFPAQVRVITRKTCEPLEEDSFRPILHHYDGPKFRLELNVPEALSLLDIFEEQDTSNDSFKVMAA
- the LOC123915618 gene encoding DCD domain-containing protein NRP-B-like isoform X1 produces the protein MDNNNQQSFWQFSDQLRVHTSNLANLSLNDSIWGTSYSSSKKPAADQRINFDIKVGGQINNNNNSVSLEKSPVSDFNNHAWKHMDNNNNNMFGVVDVGLNGGFNKGIYSKPSYGNFNANNNLNNINFKGNNVVGVGVEDEIFHLPNKSAKKNTNPNKKHGDNNNNNNSDGNKNKDSKAASDKRFKTLPPSESLPRNETIGGYIFVCNNDTMAENLKRQLFGLPPRYRDSVRAITPGLPLFLYNYTTHQLHGVFEAAGFGGTNIDPTAWEDKKCAGESRFPAQVRVITRKTCEPLEEDSFRPILHHYDGPKFRLELNVPEALSLLDIFEEQDTSNDSFKVMAA